The Peribacillus simplex genome contains a region encoding:
- a CDS encoding FtsW/RodA/SpoVE family cell cycle protein, with protein MKRIIKAYDFPIFIAVVLLCLFGLVMIYSSSMITAVARYDKPMDFFFEKQKTAFLISFLAMIVTMILPYKMYKNKMFLMSMMFGMAGILLLLFIFGHTAGNATSWFKLGTASIQPAEFSKLAMIIYLAAIYGKRQDRINSIDKAVIPPIFFLVFICFLIGIQPDYGTAAVIFLISSTMIISSGMSFKSIFKLSLITAIFVAIFALGVLVTGNFSSVLSENKVSRFTGFADPFGKAGESGYQLVNSLFAIGSGGLTGVGLGDSVQKYGYLPESHTDFIMAVIAEELGIFGVGFVLLTLGFIVLRGFVLSAKCKDPFGSLLLIGISSMIGIQVGINVGGVTGLIPITGITLPFISYGGSSLLLLMLSMGIFQNVVMRMNLLEQKEKVVSIPKDEIASSK; from the coding sequence GTGAAAAGAATAATTAAAGCATACGACTTCCCTATTTTCATCGCTGTCGTATTACTCTGTTTGTTTGGTTTAGTCATGATTTACAGTTCGAGCATGATTACTGCTGTTGCTCGATACGACAAGCCCATGGATTTCTTCTTTGAGAAACAAAAAACGGCCTTTCTCATTTCATTCCTGGCAATGATCGTCACGATGATTCTTCCTTATAAGATGTACAAAAACAAAATGTTTCTGATGTCCATGATGTTTGGAATGGCCGGTATTCTTTTGTTGCTATTTATCTTCGGCCATACAGCAGGAAATGCCACAAGCTGGTTCAAGTTAGGGACAGCATCGATTCAACCCGCCGAATTTTCCAAATTGGCGATGATCATTTATCTGGCAGCCATTTACGGAAAAAGGCAGGATCGTATCAATAGTATTGATAAAGCCGTCATTCCCCCTATTTTCTTTCTGGTATTCATCTGTTTTTTAATCGGAATACAGCCTGACTATGGAACGGCAGCAGTCATTTTCCTGATTTCAAGTACCATGATCATTTCATCCGGGATGTCTTTTAAGAGTATATTCAAACTCTCTTTGATTACTGCGATATTCGTTGCGATATTCGCATTAGGTGTACTCGTGACAGGTAATTTCTCATCCGTCCTCTCTGAAAATAAGGTGTCTCGTTTTACCGGGTTTGCAGACCCTTTCGGAAAGGCAGGAGAAAGCGGGTATCAACTCGTGAATTCCTTATTCGCAATAGGATCCGGCGGCCTTACTGGAGTGGGACTTGGTGACAGTGTACAAAAATACGGGTACCTGCCTGAATCACATACTGATTTCATCATGGCCGTCATTGCAGAAGAGCTCGGGATATTCGGAGTGGGATTCGTTCTATTGACACTAGGTTTTATCGTCCTGAGGGGATTTGTACTTTCAGCAAAATGCAAAGATCCATTTGGAAGTCTTTTATTGATCGGCATCTCATCCATGATCGGCATTCAAGTAGGAATTAACGTCGGCGGAGTGACTGGTCTTATCCCAATTACAGGAATCACCCTTCCATTCATCAGTTATGGAGGATCTTCCTTACTGCTGCTCATGCTATCAATGGGCATATTCCAAAATGTCGTCATGCGAATGAATTTACTTGAACAGAAAGAAAAGGTCGTGTCCATCCCAAAAGATGAGATTGCGTCTTCAAAATAA
- a CDS encoding aldehyde dehydrogenase family protein: MNLISIDYIIQAAASLSLYKSVQEKRSGALINPSWHIKKWNRVAPIMSLGKGVLTALQPRSFAAFQGRGVVMEEIHDKLEVFSPATGEKIAEIVPTPLKSIPHIYKKSRHAFQSWSNLPIKERLHYLKRLRLLMVEKMDEIAEVVSKDTGKVKIEALVADIMPTIDAIKHIEKHAVKALSGRKVTTPLMLIGKKSYIHYMPRGTILVISPWNYPLQLSMVPILNALAAGNTVIAKPSEVTPLVGVCIENLFIEAGFPEGTIQFAHGGKELGAALTEQKPDYIFFTGSVRTGKVIGEVAARHLIPTTLELGGKDPMIVLRDANLERAVNGALWGAFTNSGQVCMSVERVYVERPVYKEFLMLLKEKTKSMRQGVQSNDDIGSMTFPAQVDIVAGHLEDALDKGAVLEAGTPPKEWKMGQTHFIPPTILSNVDHSMKIMKEETFGPVLPVIPFDTEEEVIALANESEYGLNSSVWTMDREKASRIASRLVTGAVTINDVLITVANHHLPFGGAKQSGVGRYHGEHGLKIFCHEKAIMIDNGKNNTEIQWYPYEGKYTSFLSLFQNYFSAKPNWIRFGKEYLRLIKLSKGNRK; the protein is encoded by the coding sequence GTGAACTTGATTTCAATCGATTATATTATACAGGCTGCTGCGTCTCTGTCATTATATAAGAGTGTTCAAGAAAAGCGGTCAGGCGCTCTTATCAATCCGTCCTGGCATATTAAGAAGTGGAATAGAGTCGCTCCTATAATGTCACTTGGAAAGGGCGTTTTGACAGCACTGCAGCCGAGAAGTTTTGCTGCATTTCAAGGAAGGGGAGTAGTTATGGAAGAAATACATGACAAGTTGGAAGTGTTTTCTCCGGCAACAGGTGAGAAGATTGCGGAAATCGTCCCAACGCCATTGAAGTCGATTCCTCATATATATAAGAAATCAAGACATGCGTTCCAATCATGGTCGAATCTTCCCATCAAGGAACGGCTGCACTATTTAAAACGGCTTCGTTTATTGATGGTTGAAAAAATGGATGAAATAGCTGAAGTCGTTTCAAAAGATACGGGAAAAGTGAAAATTGAAGCGCTGGTTGCTGACATCATGCCAACGATTGATGCAATCAAGCATATCGAGAAACATGCAGTGAAGGCTCTTTCCGGACGGAAGGTCACCACTCCACTCATGTTAATTGGTAAAAAATCTTATATCCATTATATGCCCCGAGGAACGATTCTCGTCATTTCACCATGGAATTATCCGCTGCAGCTTTCCATGGTTCCGATTCTTAATGCTTTAGCAGCGGGAAATACAGTCATCGCCAAGCCATCTGAGGTAACTCCTTTAGTTGGGGTGTGCATCGAAAATCTGTTTATTGAAGCTGGTTTCCCAGAGGGGACTATACAGTTTGCCCATGGAGGGAAAGAATTGGGTGCGGCATTAACTGAGCAAAAACCAGATTATATATTTTTTACTGGATCTGTAAGGACTGGAAAAGTGATTGGCGAGGTCGCAGCAAGACACCTGATCCCAACGACTCTGGAGCTTGGCGGTAAGGATCCGATGATCGTCCTGCGTGATGCTAACTTGGAGCGGGCTGTGAATGGGGCTCTATGGGGGGCTTTCACAAATAGTGGTCAGGTGTGCATGAGTGTTGAAAGGGTTTATGTGGAACGTCCTGTTTATAAGGAGTTCCTGATGCTTCTTAAAGAAAAAACGAAGTCCATGAGGCAGGGAGTGCAATCGAACGATGATATCGGTTCAATGACTTTCCCGGCACAAGTTGATATTGTGGCTGGACACCTGGAGGATGCACTGGATAAGGGGGCCGTACTTGAGGCCGGAACACCTCCGAAAGAGTGGAAAATGGGACAGACCCATTTCATTCCGCCGACAATTCTGTCCAATGTCGATCATTCCATGAAAATCATGAAAGAAGAAACGTTCGGACCCGTTTTGCCTGTTATACCTTTCGATACGGAGGAAGAAGTGATCGCCCTGGCAAATGAAAGTGAATATGGACTCAATTCCAGCGTTTGGACCATGGATAGGGAAAAAGCAAGCAGGATTGCGTCACGGTTAGTAACCGGTGCGGTGACGATCAATGATGTGCTAATAACGGTTGCTAATCATCATTTACCATTTGGCGGTGCCAAACAAAGTGGGGTTGGCCGCTATCATGGCGAACATGGATTGAAGATTTTCTGCCATGAAAAAGCGATCATGATCGATAATGGTAAAAACAATACAGAAATACAATGGTATCCATATGAGGGGAAATACACGAGTTTTTTATCGTTGTTTCAGAACTACTTTTCTGCCAAACCGAACTGGATTCGTTTCGGCAAAGAATATTTGCGATTGATTAAATTATCCAAAGGAAATCGAAAATGA
- a CDS encoding TerC family protein, protein MEASILLEYGWVLLILVGLEGILAADNAVVMAVMVKHLPKEQQRKALFYGLMGAFVFRFASLFLISFLVDVWQVQAIGAIYLLFIAFQNIYKKYAGKSEKEITKPKKQSGFWMTVVKVEAADIAFAIDSMLAAVALAVTLPATGWMKVGGIDGGQFAVMFLGGLIGLVIMRFAANGFVKLLHQRPSLEMAAFLIVGWVGVKLAVHTLAHPSLAVIDHHFPESTLWKSIFWTVLIGIAAGAWILSSKKEKKEKEEKKIQEA, encoded by the coding sequence ATGGAAGCATCAATATTATTGGAATATGGCTGGGTCCTTCTCATCTTGGTTGGATTGGAAGGGATACTTGCTGCGGATAATGCAGTTGTCATGGCTGTCATGGTTAAGCATTTGCCAAAAGAACAACAGCGAAAAGCCTTGTTTTATGGTCTGATGGGAGCTTTTGTTTTCCGCTTTGCAAGTTTATTCCTTATTTCCTTTCTTGTCGACGTGTGGCAAGTTCAAGCAATCGGTGCGATTTATTTACTTTTCATTGCTTTTCAGAACATTTACAAAAAATACGCTGGTAAAAGTGAGAAGGAAATCACGAAACCCAAAAAGCAATCTGGCTTCTGGATGACCGTGGTAAAGGTTGAAGCGGCTGATATAGCCTTCGCAATCGATTCCATGTTGGCTGCCGTCGCACTGGCTGTTACACTTCCTGCAACAGGCTGGATGAAAGTCGGCGGTATTGACGGAGGGCAATTCGCTGTCATGTTCCTCGGAGGTTTGATTGGATTGGTCATTATGCGATTTGCAGCAAATGGATTCGTGAAGTTGCTTCATCAGCGTCCTTCACTTGAAATGGCAGCATTTTTGATTGTGGGATGGGTTGGAGTGAAATTGGCGGTACACACACTCGCACACCCTTCATTGGCTGTCATCGATCATCATTTCCCTGAATCAACTCTTTGGAAATCGATTTTCTGGACCGTTTTGATTGGAATTGCGGCAGGTGCATGGATCCTTTCAAGCAAGAAAGAAAAAAAAGAAAAAGAAGAGAAAAAAATACAGGAAGCTTAA